ATGATCGCCTCCGAGAGCGTCGCCCTCCAGGTCGCCGGCTTCAAACTCGAGCGCGACGTCCAGCCCGGCGAAGCCGTCTTCATCGACATGAACGGCCAGCTCCACACCTTCCAGTCGAAGCTCGCGCACGAAAAATCGCCCTGTCTCTTCGAGTACGTCTACCTCGCGCGTCCCGACTCCGTCCTCGACGGCGCCTCCGTCTATCAGTGCCGCATCAATATGGGCATCAAGCTCGCCGAAAAGATCCGCCGCGAATGGGCGGACAAAAAAATCGACGTCGTCGTGCCCATCCCCTCAACCAGCCGCACCGCCGCACTCGAAATCGCCACGCGCCTCAACCTTCCCTACCGCGAAGGCTTCGTGCGCAACCGTTACGTCGGCCGCACCTTCATCATGCCCGGCCAGGCGCAGCGTCAGTCCTCCATCCGCCGCAAGCTGAACCCCATCCCGCAGGAGTTCTCCGGCAAAAACGTCCTGCTCGTCGACGACTCCATCGTTCGCGGCACCACGATTAAAGAGATCGTCGCAATGTGCCGCGAGCTCGGCGCCAAAAACGTCTACGTCTGCTCCGCCGCGCCGCCCGTCATCTATCCCAACGTCTACGGCATCGACATGCCCGCGCGCTCCGAGCTCATCGCCAGCGGAAAGACCATCGAACAGCTCGCGCAAAACATCGGCGCCGACGGCATCATCTTCCAGGACCTCTGCGACCTCAAGAGCTCCATCACCGAAGTCTGCCCCGGCCTCACCCACTTCGACACCTCCGTCTTCGACGG
This Acidobacteriaceae bacterium DNA region includes the following protein-coding sequences:
- the purF gene encoding amidophosphoribosyltransferase → MCGIVGVFGHQPVGQTIYDALSMLQHRGQDAAGIATSFEDRFYLHKGNGLITDVFDAGNMAKLLGNAGIGHVRYPTAGCGSVAEAQPFYVNSPYGIVFAHNGNLTNVAEIVESIFERDLRHLNTTSDSEVMLNVFAHALTQRRAAKPTPEDIFAAVEEVHRRCKGGYSVVAMISGVGLLGFRDLYGIRPLVFGSRGKEGLFSGQSKEYMIASESVALQVAGFKLERDVQPGEAVFIDMNGQLHTFQSKLAHEKSPCLFEYVYLARPDSVLDGASVYQCRINMGIKLAEKIRREWADKKIDVVVPIPSTSRTAALEIATRLNLPYREGFVRNRYVGRTFIMPGQAQRQSSIRRKLNPIPQEFSGKNVLLVDDSIVRGTTIKEIVAMCRELGAKNVYVCSAAPPVIYPNVYGIDMPARSELIASGKTIEQLAQNIGADGIIFQDLCDLKSSITEVCPGLTHFDTSVFDGTYVTGDVTAAYLETLEKQRNDTTRRNQDVDTHITRNLSAHL